The Raphanus sativus cultivar WK10039 chromosome 2, ASM80110v3, whole genome shotgun sequence genome includes a region encoding these proteins:
- the LOC130508537 gene encoding uncharacterized protein LOC130508537, giving the protein MKKKGGKSASSGPHFPSLLKGQDVVNLATQAHGKSDLVRACAENENPETAPEGWFCKSKILSSYLANLPRALYRKLQHSPNTWVAYTTSRVGSARFPERYQASFPDSVTVAGLEVSEGDSILEVSSGASTSSKTQSQKMPIQPSFRSRGRSTKAASSSRGSDKNQGGSFLDSVKEVLDEGGSAPAKGVVSSEPKVQEVGLPSEVPMTEADPQVMRDPPESEPPRNKRSRTDQIDRPSRSSSSSSRGGTVGWTFSHSKPGSLAGAITELNSSLRTLYTMLLALRN; this is encoded by the exons atgaagaagaaaggcggcaagagcgcctcctccggtCCTCACTTCCCTTCCCTCTTGAAGGGTCAGGACGTTGTCAATCTTGCCACTCAGGCTCACGGCAAGAGTGATCTAGTTAGAGCTTGTGCTGAAAACGAGAACCCCGAGACcgctccggagggttggttctgc AAATCAAAGATCCTGTCAAGTTATCTAGCAAACTTACCTAGAGCTCTCTACAGGAAGCTACAGCATAGTCCTAACACTTGGGTAGCTTACACTACTTCGAGagttggatcagctaggttccctGAACGGTACCAAgcgtccttccctgattcagtgacggttgctggtttagaag tttctgaaggtgattccattctcgaagtttcctccggagcaagtacttcttcgaagactcaatcacagaagatgccaattcaaccttccttccgttccaggggtagatcgaccaaggctgccagctcctctagagggagtGATAAGAACCAGGGGGGATCCTTCCTCGACTCTGTGAAGGAGGTTCTTGATGAAGGAGGCTCTGCCCCTGCTAAAGGTGTCGTCTCTTCGGAACCCaaggttcaggaagttggccttccctccgaggtcccgATGACTGAAGCTGATCCTCAAGTAATGAGGGACCCTCCGGAGTCTGAGCccccgaggaacaagaggtcccgaacCGACCAGATTGatagaccttcgaggtcttcctcctcctcctctagaggaggaactGTTGGCTGGACCTTTTCTCATTCAAAGCCTGGATCG CTGGCTGGAGCTATAACAGAGCTCAATTCAAGTTTGAGGACGCTGTACACAATGCTCCTAGCGCTGAGGAATTAG